TTCAACGTCTCGGGCGCCCTGCTGGTCAAGCTGTTCGGCCGTCCCGAGGAGGAGTCGGCCGTCTTCGCCGAGCGCACCGCCCGGGTCCGCGACATCGGGGTCCGCTCGGCCATGTACGCCCGAGTGGTCATGACCGCGCTCGGCCTGCTGGCCACACTGGCGACCGCCATGGTCTACGGCGTCGGTGGCCTCAGCGTGATCAATGACGGGATGCAGATCGGCACCCTGGTCGCGCTGACCGCCTATCTGGGCCGGCTGTACGGGCCGCTGACGTCGCTGTCGAACGTGCAGGTCGATGTGATGACGACGCTGGTCAGCTTCGAGCGGGTCATCGAGGTGCTGGACCTGGAGCCGATGATCACCGACCCTGAGAACCCGGTCGAGTTGCCGGACGGGGTCCCCTCGGTCTCCATCGAGGACGTCTCGTTCACCTACCCCACGGCGGAAGAGGTGTCGCTGGCCTCTCTGGAGGGTGTCGCAACCCTCTCGACCGACGCCGGGGGAGAGGTGCTGCGCGGCATCGACCTGCACGTCGAGCCGGGCCGGACGCTGGCGCTGGTCGGCGCCTCGGGGGCGGGGAAGTCCACCATCGCGGGTCTGGTCAGCCGCCTGTACGACCCCACGTCCGGCACGGTCAGGCTGGGTGGCGTGGACCTGCGCGACACGACCCAGGCCCAGATCCGACAGGCCGTCGGAGTGGTCGCCCAGGACGTCCACCTCTTCCACGACACCCTGGCCGCCAACCTGCGCTACGCCCGCCCGGACGCCACCGACGAGGAGCTGTACGCCGCGCTGGCGGACGCCCAGATCCTCGACGTCGTGCTGGCCCTGCCCGAGGGCATCGACACCGTCGTCGGCGACCGGGGCCACCGGCTGAGCGGCGGTGAGAAGCAGCGCCTCGCGATCGCCCGGCTGCTGCTGGCCGACCCCGGCGTGGTCGTCCTGGACGAGGCCACCGCGCACCTGGACACCCACGCCGAGATCGCAGTCCAGGCCGCCCTGAAGACGGCACTCGAGGGCCGGACGTCGATCGTGATCGCCCACCGCCTCTCCACCATTCGGAACGCGGATGAGATCGCCGTGATCGACGCCGGCCGGGTCGTCGAGCGTGGGACCCACGCGGACCTGCTGCTGGCCGACGGCGCCTACGCCCGACTGGTGGACGGTCAGGCGACGACGGTCCTGGCGGCCTGAGCAGGCTGGAGGAGTTCGAGGACCCCGCCCCACGCCGGCCACATCGTGGTGACCGAGCGGCCCTCGTGCGGACCGGTGGTGGGCGTGACCGGGCCCTCCAGATCCCCGTCGAGAGGGGCCGCCATCACCCGTTCGTCCCGCACCTCGAGCGACAACACCACCGACAGCGGCCGACGGGCGGCTGACTCCGGCGCCGCATCCGGCACCGTGGCCATCAGCTCCGCGCGAGCGTTGCGCCGCTCGGGACCACGCAGGAGGACGGCGCGGAAGGCCGAGCCCTCGGGTAGGCCGATCATCGCCTCCACCGTCGGGCCCTCGAAGACCTGGTCGAAGTAGACCTGGCCGCCCAACCGGTCCCGCAGGGTCGACAACCCCGCCTCGATGTCGTCGGTCACCGTGATGGCGGCCACCACCTCGCTGACCTGCTCCTCCGGCCGGTCACCCAGCACACAGCGGTGCCGGTCCGGCAGGTACTCCACGAAGGCGTGGACCAGCCCCAGCGGCGCCTCGAGCAGCACCTCGTCCACCGTGAAGTCGGTCCCGAACAGCGGGTAGGAGACCGGCTCGGAGCGGAAGCGGAAGCCGTCAGCGAGCAACGCCGCATGCAACCCCGGCAGGTCCCTGACGTAGAAGTCCAGTGCGAACGGGCCTGGGACGGCCATCGAGCGGGGTTCGGTCACCTCCGGCCACCCCGGCACGCCGACCAGGCGCAGGCCACCGCCCAAGGCTCCGGGCTTGGCCAGGTCCCGGACGTCCAGCGTCGACGCGGCCCAGCCCTCCCGATCCAGCCGCCACAGCCGGTGGTAGGCGCTGCCCGGCGTGATCTCCCAGGCACCTGTCTGGGTGAAGCCCAGGTGCCCCTGGTACAGCCGCAGCAGCGGCTCGACCGAGGGGGCGAACAGGGTGCAGACGTCGATGCCATCGAACATGGATCGACCCCTCAGTAGCTGCGGGGGAGGCCCATCGCCTCGCCCAGGATGTTGCGGACCATCTCGTTGCTGACCGGGCTGAACAGCTGCAGCCGGGCATCTCGGAAGAACATCTGCATCGACGACTCCCGCGCCAGGCCCATCGCCGCCAGCGTGCGCATCCCCTGGTCCACCACGGCCGCCGTGGCCTCCGCCGCCGCCAGCTTCGCCATCCCGGAGATGTCGGTCACATCGACCCCTGACTCGTAGTCCTCGACCGCCCGCTCGGTCAAGAGCATCGCCCCAGCCAACCGCACCGAGACGTCCACCAGCCCGTGCTGGACCGCCTGGAAGCCGCCGATCGGCCGGCCGAATGCCTCCCGCTCGCCGGCGTAGAGGACCGCCGCCTCCAGCGCCCCCTGCCCTACTCCGAGGCTGATTCCGGCCGAGAGCAGCCGCTCGATGTTGAGCGTCTCTCGCAGCATGTGGAACCCCCGTCCCTCCTGCCCCACGAGCGATCCGGCCGGCGCGACGGCCTCGTCGAACACCACCTCACACGTCCCCGCCCCGCGCATCCCCGCCAGGTGCACGCGCCGGACCGACACGCCGTCCTGGTCGGTCGGGACCGCGAGCACGGAGAGCCCGTTCGCCCGACTCCGTCCCGACGGCGGCTCGCTGGTCCGGGCGACCGTGAAGATGACCTCGGCACGATCGGCCATCGAGATCCACAGCTTGCTCCCCGTGACCCGCCATCCCCCGTCGACCGCAACGGCCCTCGTCCGGGCGGCCAGCGCATCCGTTCCGCCGCCCGGCTCGGAGATCCCGTAGGCGTGGATCGCCGACCCCTCCGCAAGCGGCCGCAGCCACGCCTCCTGCTGCTCGGCCGTCCCGTGATCCCCCAGCATCCGCCCGACCATCCCGCACAGCACGTAGTCGACGGCCAGCGAGGGGTATCGGCGGGCGATCTCGATGCAAGCCGCGACCGCCTCTCGCGCCGTCCCGCCACTGCCGCCCAGTTCTGTCGGAATCCCGAGGCCCAGGACGCCCAGCTCGGCCAGGCCGGCCCAGGCCCGATCGGGGAACTGATCAGCTTCGTCCAGCGCCCGGACGGTCTCCCAGTCCAGCTTGGTGTCGAGCAGGGCGCCCATCGAGTCCCGCAGCGCCCGACACTCCTCAGTTCGGAAGATGTCGGGCAGCAGGGTCCTCGTGGGCGCCACTGCTCAGCCCACCCCCGCGGAGATGACGACGGCGGGCACTACGACGGCGTCGCCTCCCGCACCAGCGGGCCGAACGGGGAGTACTGCCGCAGCGAGCCGGCATCCACGCTCGAACTCGTCGCCACCAGCAGCTGGGAGTTGAAGATCGGCACGTACGGCACGTCCTCCATCAGGAACTCGTGCGCCTCGGTGATCGCCGCGTCACGCTCGTCGCCGACCGGCAGGTCGCGCAGCTCACCCAGCAGGGCGTCGAACTCCTCGTTGGCGTACCCCTTGAAGTTCTGGAACGCCTCGGTGCTGTGGTGCTCCAGCTGCATGAAGTACCAGGCCTCCGGCACGATCGGAGTGTTGGCACCCAGCCACGCGGTCAGCTGCCCCTCGGTCTTGCGCTCCTCGAACTCGCTGTTGGAGGCGATGGTCTCGATCTCGGCCGTGATGCCGACGTCGGCCAGCTGGGACTCGAGCAGCACCGCGATCTGCTCGGCGTATGGGCCCGGCCGGGTCAGGTTGATCGTGAGGGGGAACTCGAGGCCCTCGGCGTACCCGGCCTCGGCCAGCAGCTCACGGGCCCGCTCGGGGTCGTAGGTGTAGGGCTCGGGCGGATCGGGCTGCTCCAGACCACTGGGCAGCTGGTTGGCCAGGACGTCGGCGAAGCCCTGCATCGGGCCGCTGACGATGGCCTCGCGGTCGATCGCGTGGGCGATGGCCTGCCGGACCTGCTGGTCCTGGAACGGCTCGAACGCGTGGTTCAGCTCGAGCATCACCATGGTGTTGCCGACCCGCGTGGTGGTGTCGACCTCCTCGGAGCCCTCGACGCTGGCGAACTGCTCGGGCTGCAGGCCGGCGGCGTACTCCACCTCACCCCGCTGGAGCAGCTGCAGGCGGGAGCTCGCATCGGGCACCTGCTGCATCAGCACCTCGCCGTAGGCCGGCGCGTCACCGGGCCACCCCGGGTTGGTCTCCATGGTGATGGACTCACCGGGCGAGAACGTCGTCACGTTGTACGGCCCGTACGTGGCCGTGTTGCTGCTCAACCACTCGCTGGCCCACTCGTCTTCATCAGTGGCGTGGGACTGGACCTCAACAGAGTCGAGCGGCGAGAGGTTCCACAGCGTCAGGACTGCCCGGACGTAGGGGTTCGGCTCGGTCACGTTGACCCGGAAGGTGCGCTCGTCGATGACCTCGATCGGGTTCTCGGCGTCGATCCGACCGACGGAGAGGACGAACTGGCCGACGAAGTCGTTGGCGAGCACCCGCTGCATCGTCCAGGCCACGTCCTCGGAGGTCAGCGTGTTCCCGTACGGGCTGGTGGCCTCGCGGAGGGTGATGACCAGGCTGCCATCGTCCTCCTCCTCGTCGGACTCGACCAGGAGCGGCTGCACGCTGTCGAGACCTGTCGTCCCGAGCGTGTCATCGGTCACGTCCTCCGGGTCGGCGAACTCGTATAAGGGTCCGGCCCAGGCGATCTCGAGCTCGGTCGAAGGTGTGCCCTCGTAGACGCCCGGGTCGATGTTGGAGACGACCGTCGGCACCGCCATCCGGAAGGTCCCGCCGCCGGCGGCCGAGTCCTCCCCATCAGAGGCGTCCTCGCCACCACCGTCCTCGCCCGCACCGTCCTCGCCGGAACCCTCCCCACCGTCCTCGCCACCACCGTCCTCGCCCTCAGCGTCCTCGCCGGAACCCTCCCCACCGTCCGAGTCGCCACCGTCCGAGCCGTCCGAGCCGTCCCCGCCGTCCGCCTCCTCGGTCGTCCCCTCGGCGCTGTCGGCATCGTCGGCGTCCGTCCCGCCCGCGCAGGCAGCGATCAGCAGCGACAGGACCGCCATCAGACACACCAGCTTGAGGTGGCGGCCGCGGGTCTCCCGTAGGTTCAACCGTCTCATGTTCTCACTCCAGTTCCGTGGCTGCGTTCGGGAGGTGTCGGCCGGGGTGATCGACACCACCGATCGTCGGACCGTATAATCATCAGATGTATTCGTCAATCTGTTTCGGACAGGCGGCATTCGAGGATCGATGAGTGGCTTCTGGCGGTATCTGGGCCGCCGCATGGCGCTGCTTCCGATCGGCCTGTTCGTCGTCGTCACCCTGTCCTTCGCGCTGGTCAACCTGGCGCCCGGCGACCCGGCCCGCGCCATCGCCGGCGGCCTGGCGGACGAGGAGACGCTGCAGGAGATCCGCGTTGACCTGGGCCTGGCTGAGCCCATCCCGCAGCGCTACGCCAGCTACCTCGGTGACCTGGCCCGCGGCGACCTGGGGACCAGCTACTTCACCAACCTGCCGATCACCCAGGAGATCTGGGAGCGCCTGCCCGACAGCCTCGAGCTGATCGTCATGTCCCTGACCGTCGCCGTCGTCCTGGGGCTGGCCGTCGGCGGGATCGGCGCCTACTACCGGGGCCGCGCCGCCGACCGCATCTCGCGCCTCGCGACCAGCGCCCTGCAGTCCATCCCCGACTTCTTCCTGGGACTGCTGCTGATCTACCTGCTGTTCTTCCTGCTCGGCTGGGCGCCCGCCCCGGTCGGTCGGATCGGTCTGATGGAGTCCCGACCGCCGCGCGTCAGCGGCGGACTGCTGATCGACGCGGCCATCGCCGGTGACTGGGAGATCTTCGCCAGCGGCCTGCGCCACAGCATCATGCCGGTGCTGGCGCTCGGCCTCTTCTACTCCGCCTACTTCGCCAAGACCACCCGCGCGGTCCTGGCGCAGGCCTTCGCCTCACGGCAGGTGGAGTTCGCCCGCGCCTGCGGCCTGCCGACCCGCACCATCTGGGCCTACGCGCTGCGGCAGGCCCGGACGCCGATCCTGACCTACGGGGCCATCCTCTTCGCCGTCCTCATCGGTGGCGCGGCGATCGTCGAGATCGTGTTCGCCTGGGGTGGCATCGGGGAGTGGGCGGTCGACCGGATCCTCTCCCTGGACATCCCCGCCATCCAGGGCTTCGTGCTGGTCGCCGGGATCATCACCCTCATCACCTACGTGGCACTGGACGTCCTGGTCGCCCGCCTGGACCCGCGGATCACCTACGGCGCGGAGGGGTCGTAGTGTCCTTCCCGTCCGCCGCGCCGCCGGAGCCGACCCCGCCCGACCCCACAGCCGCCGAGTCGGCAGCCTCCGACTCCGGGGCGACCGAGTCGCCACAACCCTCCCCGCCCGCGCAGCCGACCGCGCTGCAGCGAACGCTGACCTGGAGCCGCAGCCACCCCGGCATCACCCTCGGGTTGCTGGTCCTGGTCGCGATCCTGCTGGCCGCGTTCGTCGCACCGCTGCCGCACGATCCCGCCCGGCCCGACGCCGGCAACACGCTGGCCCCTCCCGGCGGGGAGTACTGGCTGGGCACCGACCGATCCGGCTTCGATGTCTTCTCCCGCACGATCGTCGCTGGCCGGCTGGATCTGCCGTTGGCCCTCATCGGCACGCTGGTCTCGCTCGTCGTCGGCGTCCCCATCGGACTGGCGGCCTCGGCGAAGGGCAAGTGGGACGAGACCATCATGCGCGGCCTCGACGTCTTCCAGGCCTTCCCGCTGCTGGTCCTCGCGATCGTCATCGTCGTGCTGACCGGCAACAACCTGCGCAACGTCGTCGTCGCCATCGTCCTGATCAACGCCCCCCGGTTCATCCGCCTGACCCGCAGCGAGGCCCTGGCCGTGCGCGAGAGCCGCTTCATCGAGGCCGCCCACGCCATGGGCGCCACCAAGGCCCGGGTGCTGTGGCGCCATCTGCTGCCCAACATCTCCGGCTCGATCCTGGCGCAGGCCTCCCTCGGTGCCGCCAACGCCATCGTCGTCATCGCCGCGCTGTCGTTCCTCGGGATCGGCACCAGCCCCTCCGACGCCAGCTGGGGCGCGATGATCCGCTCGGGCAGCCAGGTGATGGCCACCGGTCAGTGGTGGGTGGCGCTCGGGCCCGGGCTGGCCGTGTTCATCACGGTGCTCAGCTTCAACGCCGTCGCCGATGGGATCATGGCCATCCTCGAGGAGAAGCTCTAGGTGGACGGGCCGTCGACGGCGGAGGGAACCAACGCGGAGGCGTCTCTGCTGGCCGTCCGCGACCTGCGCTCGGAGTTCCACACGACCCGCGGCACCGTCCACGCCGTCAACGGCGTCAGCTTCGACGTCGACCGCGGCGAGCTGGTCGGCATCGTCGGCGAGTCCGGCTGCGGCAAGTCCGCAACGATCCGCTCGATCATCGGCCTGCTGCGACCCCCCGGCCGGGTCGTCGGAGGGTCCGCCGACTTCCTCGGCCGGGACCTGGTCGCCATGTCTGCGCGACGACGCCGGCAGCTGCTCGGCGCCCGCATCGGCTTCGTCCCCCAGAACCCGTTCGGCTCCCTCAACCCGGTCATGACGATCGAGCGGCAGTTCCTGCGCGTCATCCGGGAGCACAGCGACCTCTCGAAGGCCGACGCGCGTGACCGTGCCCGCACGATGCTCGACCGAGCTGGGATCGCCGATCCCGAGCGGGTCCTGGGCGGCTACGCCCACCAGCTGAGCGGTGGCATGGCTCAGCGCACGGTGCTGGCCATCGCGATGTCCCTGGAACCCGACCTGGTCATCGCCGACGAGCCCACCACCGGCCTCGACGTCACCGTCCAACGGCAGATCCTGGACCTCACCATCGAGTTGGTGCAGCGCGACGAGCGGGCGATGCTGCTGGTCACCCACGACCTGGGCGTCGTCGCCCACTACTGCCAGCGAGTCGTCGTGATGTACGCCGGCAAGGTGGTCGAGGTCGGCCCCACCGCCGCGGTGTTCGCCCAGCCGGCCCACCCCTACACCGAGTTGCTGCTGCAGGCCGTCCCCCGGCCCGGCGAGCCACTGCGGATCGCTCGGGGCCAGATCCCCGACCTGGTCGACTACCCCGAGGGCTGCCCCTTCTACGACCGCTGCGAGTACCGCGACGACCCCCGCTGTCAGACCCAGGCGCCGCCGCTGCGCGAGGTCGGTCCCGACCACCAGGCCGCGGTCTACTACGACATCAGCGCACGCCAACCCGTGGGGACCGCCTGATGGCGCTGGTCAGCCTGCAGGGCGTCACCAAGCGGTTCGACACCCCCAAGGGGCTCGTCCACGCCGTCAACGGCGTGTCGCTCGACATCGGGCAGGGCGAGACCGTTGCCGTCATCGGCGAGAGCGGGTCCGGCAAGTCCACCCTGGGCCGGCTGCTGCTGGGGCTGCACCGGCCCGACGAGGGGTCGATCACCTTCGACGGGCAGGACCTCGCCACCCTGCCGGCGGCGGACCTCCGGGCCGTCCGGTCACGCCTGACCGTGGTGTTCCAGGAGCCGGATGAGTCCCTCAACCCCCGCATGAGCGTCGGCCAGAACATCGCCGAGCCGCTGCGGATCCACTCGCCGACGATGGGGCGTGAGGAGCGGCGCAGCACGGTCGCCGAGGCGCTCGATGCCGTGTCGCTGCCCCGTGACTTCGCCGACCGCAGCCCCAGCCAACTGAGCGGCGGCCAGCAGCAACGCGTCGGCATCGCCCGCGCGATCGTGACCGACCCGGCGTTCGTGGTGCTCGACGAGCCCACGTCCTCACTCGACCTGTCGGTCCGCTCGCAGGTGCTGGCCCTCCTGAACGACCTCCAGGAGCGTCTGGACCTCTCCTTCCTGTTCATCACCCACGACATCCAGACCGTCGCCTACGTCTCGGACCGGATCGCGGTGATGTACCTGGGCACCATCGTCGAGACCGGTCCGACCGAGCAGGTGGTCGGCGACCCGCGCCACCCCTACACCCTGGCGCTGCTCTCCTCGGCGCTCACCCCCGACCCGTCCGACACGCTGCCCGAACTCCGACTGCGCGGTGAGGTGCCGTCCGCCACCGACCTGCCCGCCGGGTGCCTCTTCCACTCCCGCTGCCCGTACCGTCGGGACGAGCGCTGCCAGACGGAGCGACCCCCGCTGCGCGAGGTGTCGCCTGGCCACTTCGTCGCCAGCTTCTACGCCATCGGTGCGGCCGAACGGGCCGAGGTCGGGTACCGCACATGAGCTCCCAGCCGACTGAGCACGGCGACCCTGCCGCAGCAGACCCCGTCGAACCGACGCCGATCCTCACCGTCGCCACCCTGCTCGAGACGCTCCGCGCCGCCGTCCGTCGGCTGCCGCAGGACCAGGCACCACCGCCGCCAGGCCGCCCGTCATGACCAGGACCATCGCCGAGCTCGGGCGGGCCGTCCGGGACGGCAGAACCAGCATCGTCGAGCTCACCGAGCAGACCCTGTCGGCCATCGAGCGTTGGGAGCCGACCATCCACGCGTGCCTCGGTGACCTGGCCGACCGGGCGCGGCGGCAGGCCGAGCGGCTGCAGCGGGAGCTGGACCGCGGCGAGGACCGGGGACCCCTGCACGGCATCCCGCTCGGCGTGAAGGACCTGATCGACATCGAGGGTGAGGTCACCACCGCCGGATCGGTCATCCTGCGCGACAACGTTGCGACATCAAGCGCCCCGGTGGTGCAGCGGCTGGAGGAGGCCGGGGCCGTGGTGGTCGCGAAGACCAACACCCACGAGTTCGCCTTCGGTGCCCTCACCCCGCCGACCCGCAACCCGCTCGACCCGGCCCGCATGCCGGGCGGCTCCTCCGGCGGCTCGGGGGCGCTGGTCGGCGCCGGCATCGTCCCGGCTGCGCTGGGGACCGACACGGCCGGTTCGATTCGCGAGCCGGCAGCGCTGTGCGGGGTAGTCGGGCTCAAACCCACGTACGGGCGAACCGACCTGCGCGGCATCGTGCCGCTGGCCTGGAGCCTGGACACCGTGGGCCCCATCGCGGCGACCGTCGAGGATGCCCGGGCGGTGCTCCAAGCCATGCGGCCCACCGGCCCGGACGCTCCACTCCGCGACCGGCGCTCTGAGACGGTCGACATCGCCGACCTGCGGATCGCCACCTGGGAGGAGCTGACCAGCCGCTTCGAGCGGGACGTCCGCGGGGTGCACGACGACGCCCTTGCGGCCCTGACGGAGGCGGGAGCCGAGGTGGTGCCGGTCTCGCTCGGCAGTCCTGACGAGCTGGTGGCGGCCACGATCGTGGTGCTCGGCGCCGAGGCGCTCAGCTACCACCGGCCTTGGCTGGACACCCGACGGGGGGAGTACGCGCCCGACGTGCTGGCCTATCTGGACTTCTCGGCCACCATCACTGCCGAGGATCTGGTCGGCGCTCGCCGCCTTGGCGCGGGGTTCACCCGCCGTCTGGAGCAGCTCTGGCGGGACGTCGATGTGCTGGTGACGCCGGCGCAGTTGGTGGTGCCACCGCGGATCGTCGACGAGGAGGTGCTGTTCGAGGACGGTCGGCACGGCCCGCGCGATCTGACGCTGATCCACCCCCTGGCGCCGTTCAACCTGAGTGGCCACCCCGCGGTCTCGGTGCCGGTCGGCCGGACCCCCGACAGGGGCTTCCCCGTGTCACTGCAGGTCGTCGGCCCCCGCGGCACCGAGTTCGGCCTGCTGGACGTGGCAGCAGTGGTGCAGCGCACGTGCAGGTGGGTGCCATCGTGGCCTGAGCCGCCGTGATGCCGCATGGCGGTCGTATCGTGAACCGTCGCTCCCTCGCCTCGAGGACCACCCGTGCCGCCTGACCAAGCCCCGCGCCGTCCCTACCCGCCCGTCCTGCATGACGGCGACCCGGAAGCCTCTGCGTGGCTCCGCCGTGCCGAGGGGCCGCCCGACATCACCTTCCCCGGCGGTTCGACCTGTGAGTTGCTGGCCACCGGCGACCAGACCGACGGACGCTTCGGCCTGTACCGCTGGACCTTCGGGGAGGGGGAGTCGGGGCCCGACCCGCACTTCCACCGGACGATGTCCGAGCAGTTCTACGTCCTCGACGGCGAGGTGCGCGTCCACGACGGCACGAGTTGGAAGACGGCACATCCCGGCGACTTCCTGTACGTCCCGCCGGGCGGCATCCACGGGTTCCGCGGCTCGGGCGGCGCCTCGATGCTGTTGATGTTCACGCCCGGCGCACCCCGCGAGGCCTACTTCCGAACCCTGGCCGAGGACCCGCCGACGGACGAGGAGACCCTCAACGCGTTCCTCGACGCCCACGACAACCACTACTTGTAAGCCGCGCTGCACGGCGTGAGTGAGTCAGACGCCTCGCGCGGTCCGTTCGATGTCCTCCACGGCCGCGAAGATCTCGTGGGCCTCGTAGATCTGGACGTTGCGAGCGGCTGTGGTCCGGTTGAGGACGCCGACGTCGGTGAGCGTCTCCAAGGCATTGCGCGCCGCCGGAGCGCTGACGCCGTGGCGGTCCGCTGAGAGCGATACCGTCGTGACCGGTCGCGATGGCAGATCGGGGACGATCCTGTGGATCACCGAGTCGGGTCGACTGCCGGCCACCTCAGGAATTGCCTGCCACTCATCAACTATGGAGTCCACGTGGTCCGCAAGCGTGTCGGCCATCGTCGCGGCGATCATGGCCGTCTTGGCAAAGTCCGCGACGTACGCATCCACCTCGCCGTTCTCATACCCGGACAGGGACTCCAGGTAGTTGTCGGGATCGCCGAGGATGGCGACCGATAGCGGGGCGGTGGTCGTCGGCGTGATGGCGCGTCGACGCAACACCAGATGCGTCAGGGCCCGTCCAACGCGTCCGTTGCCGTCCATGTACGGGTGGATGGTCTCGAACTGCGCGTGGGTGATCGCGGCCTGAGCGATGGCCGGGATGTCAGTGCCGGTGATGAACTCGCTGAGATCAGTCATCAGTCGGGGGAGGTGAGCTGGGTCCGGTGGGACGTGGCGGGCACCGCGCGGCGAGTA
The sequence above is a segment of the Euzebya tangerina genome. Coding sequences within it:
- a CDS encoding Fic family protein; protein product: MSLRPTPGAAHAPGDESWPRVAEDTSRIWTPQAGRRLPAADRRVHYTPSLPAAIAGRRPQLSADTINLITEAAAALIRSDARNSGRSILALLRTESAASSKIEQLEVKQRYVSRALAGLPTTQRSAKDVAANLHALELALARAHEPVTPATIDAVHRTLLPDEVWSGDIRTVQNWIGGSDYSPRGARHVPPDPAHLPRLMTDLSEFITGTDIPAIAQAAITHAQFETIHPYMDGNGRVGRALTHLVLRRRAITPTTTAPLSVAILGDPDNYLESLSGYENGEVDAYVADFAKTAMIAATMADTLADHVDSIVDEWQAIPEVAGSRPDSVIHRIVPDLPSRPVTTVSLSADRHGVSAPAARNALETLTDVGVLNRTTAARNVQIYEAHEIFAAVEDIERTARGV
- a CDS encoding cupin domain-containing protein; the encoded protein is MPPDQAPRRPYPPVLHDGDPEASAWLRRAEGPPDITFPGGSTCELLATGDQTDGRFGLYRWTFGEGESGPDPHFHRTMSEQFYVLDGEVRVHDGTSWKTAHPGDFLYVPPGGIHGFRGSGGASMLLMFTPGAPREAYFRTLAEDPPTDEETLNAFLDAHDNHYL
- a CDS encoding amidase encodes the protein MTRTIAELGRAVRDGRTSIVELTEQTLSAIERWEPTIHACLGDLADRARRQAERLQRELDRGEDRGPLHGIPLGVKDLIDIEGEVTTAGSVILRDNVATSSAPVVQRLEEAGAVVVAKTNTHEFAFGALTPPTRNPLDPARMPGGSSGGSGALVGAGIVPAALGTDTAGSIREPAALCGVVGLKPTYGRTDLRGIVPLAWSLDTVGPIAATVEDARAVLQAMRPTGPDAPLRDRRSETVDIADLRIATWEELTSRFERDVRGVHDDALAALTEAGAEVVPVSLGSPDELVAATIVVLGAEALSYHRPWLDTRRGEYAPDVLAYLDFSATITAEDLVGARRLGAGFTRRLEQLWRDVDVLVTPAQLVVPPRIVDEEVLFEDGRHGPRDLTLIHPLAPFNLSGHPAVSVPVGRTPDRGFPVSLQVVGPRGTEFGLLDVAAVVQRTCRWVPSWPEPP